GATGACCGCGTCGTTGTCGGTCGGGTGGAAGTGGATGTCACGCAGCTGCTGGAGGGCGGGATTGCGGCGTCTGATCCGGTTGAGAGTGGTGATCAGCGGGGCGATGGTGCGGCCTTCACGCTCCGCCGACTCCCAGTCGCGCGGGCGCAGTTGGTACTTCTCCGAGTGAAGGTACTCCTCGCTGCCGTCCCGCAGCGGGGTGTTCTCACAGAGCTCGTAACCGGCGTAGACCCCCCAGGAGGGGGCCATCGTCGCGGCGAGCACCGCCCGTACCTCGAACGCGGGCCGGCCGCCCCGCTGGAGGTAGGCGTGCAGGATGTCGGGGGTGTTGACAAAGAAATTGGGCCGCATGTAGGAGGCCGCCTCGCCGGACAGCTCGGTGAGGTACTCGGTGAGCTCCTGCTTGGTGTTGCGCCAGGTGAAGTACGTGTACGACTGCTGGAACCCGATCGCGGCCAGGGTGTGCATCATCGCCGGACGGGTGAACGCCTCGGCCAGGAAGACCACGTCGGGATGGCTGCGGTTGATGTCCGCGATCACCTTCTCCCAGAAGACGACGGGCTTGGTGTGCGGATTGTCGACGCGGAAGATCCGTACACCGTGGTCCATCCAGAAACGCAGCACCCGCAGCGTCTCGCGGACCAGACCGCGCATGTCCGCCTCGAAGGCGATCGGGTAGATGTCCTGGTACTTCTTGGGCGGGTTCTCGGCGTACGCGATGGAGCCGTCGGCACGGTGGTGGAACCACTCGGGGTGCTCGGTCACCCAGGGGTGGTCGGGGGAGCACTGGAGCGCGAAGTCCAGCGCGACCTCCATGCGCAGGGCGCCCGCCGTCTCGACGAAGTGGTCGAAGTCCTCCATGGTCCCGAGACCGGGGTGGAGCGCGTCATGGCCGCCGTCGGGGGAGCCGATCGCCCAGGGCACCCCGACATCGTCCGCGCCGGGGGAGAGGCTGTTGTCGGGGCCCTTGCGGTGGGTCGTGCCGATGGGGTGGACCGGCGGCAGATAGACGACGTCGAAGCCCATCGCGGCGACGGCCGGGAGCCGCTCGGCGGCGGTGCGCAAGGTGCCGGGGACGGGCGGTGCGCCCTCCCTCACGACCGCGCCCTCGGAGCGCGGGAAGAGCTCGTACCAGGAGCCGTACAGCGCGCGCTGCCGCTCGACGAGGAGGGGCAAGGGGCGGGAGGCGGTGACCAGTTCGCGCAGCGGGTGGCGGTTGAGCGCGGCGGCGGCGTCCGGGGCGAGGGCGGCGGCGAGCCGGGCGGCTGCCGAACGGGTCTCGTCGCGCAGGGCGTCGACCGCGGCGAGCACGGCCTCCCGCCCGTCGCTCTTGGGCACCCCGGCGGCGGCCCGCTCGTAGAGCTGGGCGCCCTCCGCCAGGACGAGCGCGGTGTCGATACCGGCGGGGATCTTGATCTGGGCGTGGTGCCGCCAGGTGGCGACGGGGTCGCTCCACCCTTCGACGGCGTACGTCCAGCGCCCCTCGGCACCGGGAGTGACGTCGGCGCCCCACCGGTCGGTGCCGGGGGTGAGCTCGCGCATGGGGGTCCAGGGGCCGGGGCGGCCGCTGGGATCACGCAGTACGACATTGGCGGCGACGGCGTCATGACCCTCGCGGAAGACGGTGGCGGTGACCTGGAAGGTCTCACCGGCCACTGCTTTCGCTGGTCTTCTTCCGCAGTCGACGAGGGGGCGGACGTCCAGGACGGGAATGCGACCGATCATGGGATCACCTGAGGGCTGTGCGGGCAGGGCGGATTGAGCGTGTTGAGTCTTTTTACGCGGTTTGGGTGTTCTTTGTAGCTGCTCAGTCGACGACTGGCGGGCTGCGGGCATGGCCGCTCCTGTCCGCGTTCACTCGGGTGGGCGGAAAGAATGCTGTGAGAGGTGTGCGATCGCATGCGTACCGGAGGAGCCTTCCCACGCTCCTCGGGTGGGCAATCCGGTGGTTTGTTAACTACTAGGGCGTAGGTGTCTGCACAAGAACCTGGCGGGTCCGATCGGGGTTCTGCTGGGGGTCCAGGGGCCGGGGCGGCCGCTGGTGGCTGCACAAGAACCTGGCGGGTCCGATCGGGTCTGCGACACGCAAAGAGACCGGGCCCGTCGTGATGACGGAACCGGTCTCCTCTCCGTGGGCGGCTCGCAGGGACTGTCTACGCGCCCCAGCTCGGCTCGGGCCTCGGCTTCCTCATGACTCCTCACCCGACCACATCTGCCACGGCTGCCTGGCCACCCACTCGTCCACCGGCGCCGGCTTCAGCGAGAGCGCCTCCGCCGAGACACCGTTGTCACCCGACAGCAGGCCGGGCTCCGCGCCGCTCGCCATGTAGTGGTAGATCCCCGCCACCCCGGCCGCCGACTCCGCGCCCAGGATGTGTGCGAGCCCCTGCTGGAAGACCGTCGGCTGCAGCTCTACGTAACGGATCTCGCGCCCGAGACCCTGCCCGAACGCCGTCGCCAGCTCCTGGCCCGTCAGCGTCTGCGCGCCGCCGATGTCGAAGGTGCGGCCTGCCACGCCCTCCACCGTGAGCGCCGCGTACACCGCCTCCGCCAGGTCCCGGTGCGAGATCCAGGCGGTCGGCACCTCGGCGGGCAGCGGGTAGGCGAGCACGCCCTCGTTCACCAGCGCCGGGCCGTTCCACGGGCTGAAGAGGTTGTCGAGATAGACCGGCGGGCGTACGACCACCACCTCCACACCGCTGTGGGCGAGGCTCTCCCGGACCACCGTCTCGGCCAGCCGGCGCGTCTCGAAGGCCGCGACATTCGTGGACCGCTCCGGGACACGGGTGTTGGAGTTGTAGACCAGCCGCCGCAGCCCGGCCTCACGGGCCGCCTTGGCGATGTGCTGCGCGTACGTCATGACCTTCTCGGCCTGGTACACCAGCGGTATCACCACCGCGGCGTG
The Streptomyces lunaelactis genome window above contains:
- a CDS encoding alpha-1,4-glucan--maltose-1-phosphate maltosyltransferase, translating into MIGRIPVLDVRPLVDCGRRPAKAVAGETFQVTATVFREGHDAVAANVVLRDPSGRPGPWTPMRELTPGTDRWGADVTPGAEGRWTYAVEGWSDPVATWRHHAQIKIPAGIDTALVLAEGAQLYERAAAGVPKSDGREAVLAAVDALRDETRSAAARLAAALAPDAAAALNRHPLRELVTASRPLPLLVERQRALYGSWYELFPRSEGAVVREGAPPVPGTLRTAAERLPAVAAMGFDVVYLPPVHPIGTTHRKGPDNSLSPGADDVGVPWAIGSPDGGHDALHPGLGTMEDFDHFVETAGALRMEVALDFALQCSPDHPWVTEHPEWFHHRADGSIAYAENPPKKYQDIYPIAFEADMRGLVRETLRVLRFWMDHGVRIFRVDNPHTKPVVFWEKVIADINRSHPDVVFLAEAFTRPAMMHTLAAIGFQQSYTYFTWRNTKQELTEYLTELSGEAASYMRPNFFVNTPDILHAYLQRGGRPAFEVRAVLAATMAPSWGVYAGYELCENTPLRDGSEEYLHSEKYQLRPRDWESAEREGRTIAPLITTLNRIRRRNPALQQLRDIHFHPTDNDAVIAYSKSADGASGSNTVVVVANLDPHHTQEATVSLDMPHLGLEWHESAPVRDELTGETYHWGRANYVRLEPGITPAHIVVLRPSPPIGGSPTS
- a CDS encoding SDR family oxidoreductase, with product MSDHIPMRIAVVGATGFQGGATARLLAERKHRVRTLSRRPEADRPELPGISVAGGDLGRYEDVRRLFEGATHAAVVIPLVYQAEKVMTYAQHIAKAAREAGLRRLVYNSNTRVPERSTNVAAFETRRLAETVVRESLAHSGVEVVVVRPPVYLDNLFSPWNGPALVNEGVLAYPLPAEVPTAWISHRDLAEAVYAALTVEGVAGRTFDIGGAQTLTGQELATAFGQGLGREIRYVELQPTVFQQGLAHILGAESAAGVAGIYHYMASGAEPGLLSGDNGVSAEALSLKPAPVDEWVARQPWQMWSGEES